One part of the Sulfolobus tengchongensis genome encodes these proteins:
- the thsB gene encoding thermosome subunit beta, giving the protein MATATVATTPEGIPVIILKEGSSRTYGKEALRVNIAAVKAIEEALKSTYGPRGMDKMLVDSLGDITITNDGATILDKMDLQHPTGKLLVQIAKGQDEETADGTKTAVILAGELAKRAEELLYKEIHPTIIVSGYKKAEEIALKTIQEVAQPVTINDTDVLRKVALTSLGSKAVAGAREYLADLVVKAVTQVAELRGDKWYVDLDNIQIVKKHGGSINDTQLVYGIVVDKEVVHPGMPKRVENAKIALLDAPLEVEKPELDAEIRINDPTQMHKFLEEEENILREKVDKIAATGANVVICQKGIDEVAQHYLAKKGILAVRRAKKSDLEKLARATGGRVVSNIDELTSQDLGYAALVEERKVGEDKMVFVEGAKNPKSVSILIRGGLERVVDETERALRDALGTVADVIRDGRAIAGGGAIEIEIAKRLRKFAPQVGGKEQLAIEAYANAVEGLVMILAENAGLDPIDKLMQLRSLHENEANKWYGLNLFTGNPEDMWKQGVIEPALVKMNAIKAATEAVTLVLRIDDIVAAGKKSGSETGGKKEEKKEESSSED; this is encoded by the coding sequence ATGGCAACAGCTACAGTTGCAACTACCCCCGAAGGTATTCCCGTAATTATTTTGAAGGAAGGATCAAGTAGAACTTATGGAAAAGAAGCATTAAGAGTAAATATTGCAGCAGTGAAAGCAATAGAAGAAGCATTGAAAAGTACTTATGGCCCACGCGGAATGGACAAGATGCTTGTTGATAGTTTAGGCGATATCACAATAACTAATGATGGTGCAACTATTTTAGATAAGATGGATCTACAACATCCAACGGGTAAGCTATTAGTGCAGATTGCTAAAGGTCAAGATGAAGAAACCGCTGATGGTACTAAGACTGCTGTAATTCTAGCAGGTGAGCTAGCCAAGAGAGCTGAGGAATTATTGTATAAGGAAATTCATCCAACTATAATTGTTAGTGGATATAAGAAGGCAGAAGAAATAGCATTAAAGACGATTCAAGAAGTTGCTCAACCAGTAACTATAAACGATACTGACGTACTTAGGAAGGTTGCTTTAACATCTTTAGGTAGTAAAGCAGTTGCAGGAGCACGAGAATATCTGGCTGATCTCGTAGTAAAGGCTGTAACACAAGTTGCAGAGCTAAGAGGAGATAAATGGTACGTTGATCTAGATAACATACAAATAGTAAAGAAACATGGTGGTAGTATTAACGATACGCAGTTAGTATATGGTATTGTAGTAGATAAAGAGGTCGTACATCCGGGTATGCCAAAGAGAGTTGAAAATGCGAAAATAGCACTTTTAGACGCACCGTTAGAAGTGGAGAAGCCAGAATTAGATGCGGAGATTAGAATTAATGATCCAACGCAAATGCATAAATTCTTAGAAGAGGAAGAAAATATTTTAAGAGAAAAAGTTGACAAAATAGCTGCTACTGGTGCTAATGTTGTAATTTGTCAAAAAGGTATTGACGAGGTAGCGCAGCACTATCTAGCAAAGAAAGGTATACTAGCTGTAAGAAGAGCTAAGAAGAGTGACTTAGAAAAACTTGCCAGGGCTACTGGAGGAAGAGTTGTATCTAACATTGACGAGCTAACGTCACAAGATTTAGGATATGCCGCATTAGTAGAGGAGAGAAAGGTAGGAGAAGATAAAATGGTATTTGTAGAGGGTGCAAAGAATCCTAAGTCAGTCAGTATATTAATAAGAGGTGGTTTAGAAAGAGTGGTAGATGAGACTGAAAGGGCTTTAAGAGATGCTTTAGGTACTGTGGCTGATGTGATAAGAGATGGAAGAGCTATAGCTGGTGGTGGAGCAATAGAGATAGAAATTGCTAAGAGATTAAGGAAGTTTGCTCCACAAGTTGGAGGTAAAGAACAACTAGCCATAGAAGCGTATGCAAATGCAGTAGAAGGTCTGGTCATGATACTAGCTGAAAATGCAGGACTAGATCCAATAGATAAGTTAATGCAATTAAGGAGTTTGCATGAGAATGAAGCCAATAAGTGGTATGGGCTTAATTTATTTACTGGAAACCCGGAGGATATGTGGAAACAAGGTGTTATAGAGCCAGCCTTAGTGAAGATGAACGCTATTAAAGCAGCAACAGAAGCTGTTACATTAGTACTAAGAATAGATGATATTGTAGCAGCAGGAAAGAAGAGTGGAAGTGAAACTGGAGGTAAAAAGGAGGAAAAGAAAGAAGAATCATCTTCTGAAGACTAA
- a CDS encoding DNA-directed RNA polymerase subunit G, translating into MMESKAQEIILDCEIKNIEKGSLKNLSIVKMSCNDIDVNFDIIDNINIFKENEKVKMLLSKSKPIYTSNDFCAHGYIVTELKDTSITADARYTMIISLFGLLVKISNKDSLLRLFQFHVMDHIYFCVKKNT; encoded by the coding sequence ATGATGGAATCAAAGGCACAAGAAATTATTCTAGATTGCGAAATAAAAAATATAGAAAAGGGTAGTCTAAAGAATTTATCAATAGTAAAGATGTCATGTAATGATATTGACGTAAATTTTGATATAATTGATAATATTAATATATTCAAGGAAAATGAAAAAGTAAAGATGCTTCTTTCTAAGAGTAAACCAATATACACTAGTAATGATTTTTGCGCACATGGATATATTGTAACTGAGCTTAAAGATACCAGCATAACAGCCGATGCAAGATACACTATGATAATTTCATTGTTTGGGTTATTAGTAAAGATAAGTAATAAAGATAGTTTACTTAGATTGTTTCAATTTCATGTTATGGATCATATATATTTCTGTGTAAAGAAAAACACTTAA
- a CDS encoding TFIIB-type zinc ribbon-containing protein has translation MECPICGSAEIIWNDKDGEVVCSKCGTVIDNIYYYNRNGDHNTTEVIIIDNSFYKDEIKIKQIRIKKFLRNHISKKTDPYEIILNSMLLDEEYRKIYKLLYEEGILSGLKAKGQIALLVYFRFMHSNKYIDILKKLEIRYELLRKKLKKIGKKRIALLFDKLNDEINGR, from the coding sequence ATGGAATGTCCCATATGTGGTTCAGCAGAGATAATATGGAATGACAAAGACGGTGAAGTAGTCTGTAGCAAGTGTGGAACAGTAATAGACAATATTTACTATTATAACAGAAATGGTGATCATAATACTACAGAAGTGATTATTATCGATAACAGTTTTTATAAAGATGAAATAAAAATTAAACAAATAAGAATCAAAAAATTTTTAAGAAATCATATCAGTAAAAAGACAGATCCATACGAAATTATCTTGAATTCAATGTTACTTGATGAGGAATATAGAAAAATATATAAATTATTGTATGAGGAGGGAATTCTGAGCGGATTGAAAGCAAAAGGTCAAATAGCGCTTCTTGTTTATTTTAGATTTATGCATAGCAATAAATACATTGATATTCTGAAAAAATTAGAAATAAGATATGAACTTCTTAGAAAAAAGCTTAAGAAAATCGGGAAAAAGAGAATAGCCTTACTTTTCGATAAACTTAACGATGAGATAAATGGTAGATGA
- the hisS gene encoding histidine--tRNA ligase: protein MVGFETVRGMRDYIGLDAEKIRYIEFTFRDLVTKYGYSEIIPPIVEEFQLFALKGGEELRDTMYVFKDKADRELALRPEITPSVARAYIKYLQSSPKPVRLFYFGTVYRYDEPQYGRYREFRQAGVEMIGDSSILADLEILDLLYNFYDKLGLSDNIIIKINNIGIFRKIMDKYNINDSLQEHILHLIDKNKINEALEIIENVIKDNTVVNFLHDILSKKDLKMEELKSLSEIEEVSRLDIKNEILYLYQLAHVLNRLNMNFKIDLGFVRGLAYYTGLIFEVLHPSVQFSIAGGGRYDKLIELYGGLPSPAIGFAIGVERTLLVIKDIKIEEPTNIVVIGMTEDAILTMILISRILRKEGYKVVLNSKDQPLSKLLPYYASQGFKIAIIIGQQELEKNEVTIRNLNTRKQLTISLEKVQEAIKQML from the coding sequence ATGGTAGGTTTTGAAACAGTTAGGGGAATGAGGGATTATATTGGACTAGATGCAGAAAAGATAAGATACATAGAATTTACGTTTAGAGATTTAGTTACAAAATATGGATATTCAGAAATTATACCTCCTATTGTAGAGGAATTTCAACTATTTGCACTCAAAGGTGGAGAGGAATTAAGAGATACTATGTACGTATTTAAAGATAAAGCTGATAGGGAGTTAGCGTTAAGGCCAGAGATAACACCAAGTGTAGCGAGAGCTTATATTAAATATCTACAAAGTTCACCTAAGCCAGTGAGATTGTTTTACTTTGGAACAGTCTACAGATACGATGAACCACAATATGGTAGGTATAGAGAATTTAGACAAGCAGGAGTTGAGATGATAGGGGATTCTTCCATTTTAGCTGATCTAGAGATCTTGGACTTACTATACAACTTTTATGATAAACTCGGCCTTTCCGATAATATTATAATCAAAATAAATAATATTGGTATATTTAGAAAGATCATGGATAAATATAACATTAATGACAGTTTGCAAGAGCATATTCTACATTTAATAGATAAAAACAAAATTAATGAGGCGTTAGAAATTATCGAAAACGTTATTAAAGATAATACTGTAGTAAACTTTCTTCATGATATCTTATCTAAGAAGGATTTAAAAATGGAAGAATTGAAATCACTGAGTGAAATTGAAGAAGTTAGTAGATTAGATATTAAAAATGAAATTCTATATCTATATCAATTAGCACATGTTCTAAATAGATTAAATATGAATTTTAAAATAGATCTGGGTTTTGTAAGAGGGCTAGCATATTACACGGGTTTAATTTTTGAAGTTCTTCATCCTTCAGTGCAATTTAGTATCGCAGGGGGAGGTAGATATGATAAGCTTATTGAACTTTATGGCGGTTTACCCTCGCCTGCAATAGGGTTTGCTATAGGAGTTGAGAGAACGTTGTTGGTAATTAAAGATATAAAGATAGAAGAACCGACTAACATAGTAGTTATAGGTATGACAGAAGATGCAATCTTAACTATGATATTAATTTCGAGAATCTTACGAAAGGAAGGATATAAGGTAGTGCTAAATAGCAAAGATCAGCCTCTTTCTAAGCTGTTACCATATTATGCGTCTCAAGGATTCAAAATTGCAATAATAATAGGCCAGCAAGAACTTGAGAAGAATGAAGTGACTATAAGGAACTTGAATACACGAAAACAACTCACCATATCACTAGAGAAAGTTCAGGAAGCAATAAAACAAATGTTATAA
- a CDS encoding Lsm family RNA-binding protein has protein sequence MSSGRRIASELNNLIDKTIVIKTTNGKTYTGQLYAYELSPFIISLTNVKDENNNTFYKLMINGNIISEIIIKNPPLFEPREFAELVERSLNLRSADIKVYEETGIVTILERIKVSQNGVEGSGPMAQRIYDLYNDYINKKKKELGL, from the coding sequence ATGAGTAGTGGAAGAAGAATAGCGAGTGAATTAAATAACTTAATAGATAAAACGATAGTGATAAAGACAACTAACGGTAAAACATATACTGGTCAACTTTACGCATATGAGCTTTCGCCATTTATTATAAGCTTGACAAATGTAAAAGATGAAAACAATAACACTTTCTATAAATTAATGATAAATGGGAATATAATCTCCGAGATCATAATAAAGAATCCACCCCTATTCGAGCCAAGAGAGTTTGCAGAATTAGTTGAAAGATCACTAAATTTGAGATCAGCTGATATAAAGGTATATGAAGAAACCGGAATAGTAACAATCTTAGAAAGAATTAAAGTATCACAAAACGGTGTAGAAGGAAGTGGTCCTATGGCCCAAAGAATTTATGATTTATACAACGATTATATAAACAAAAAGAAAAAGGAATTAGGCTTATGA
- the psmB gene encoding archaeal proteasome endopeptidase complex subunit beta — protein sequence MEELPATAVGIKVDDGIVLASERRLSYGGYVLSKQAKKVYKIGKFLMAGAGIYGDLQTLTRIMNVEIKYYEISTGKPISVHAAAKLLSVILYQYKIMPFISEILFGGVDDKGPQLYVLDPIGSLIEDNYAAVGSGARIAIGVLESEYNPKMNLDTAIQLVTKAVKASIERDVTSGDGIDVATLDRQGNYKNTFIPY from the coding sequence ATGGAAGAATTACCTGCAACTGCTGTTGGTATAAAGGTAGATGATGGTATAGTATTAGCATCAGAAAGGCGATTAAGTTACGGTGGTTATGTATTAAGTAAACAAGCTAAAAAGGTTTATAAAATAGGCAAATTCCTCATGGCAGGAGCTGGTATATATGGTGACTTACAAACCTTAACTCGAATAATGAATGTAGAAATAAAATATTATGAAATTTCAACTGGTAAGCCGATTTCTGTTCATGCTGCGGCTAAACTACTTTCGGTAATCTTGTACCAGTATAAGATAATGCCATTCATATCAGAAATCCTATTTGGAGGAGTTGATGATAAAGGTCCACAATTATACGTACTAGATCCTATAGGTTCGTTAATTGAAGATAATTACGCCGCGGTAGGTTCTGGAGCAAGAATTGCAATAGGAGTATTAGAGTCAGAATATAATCCAAAGATGAATTTAGATACTGCAATACAATTAGTTACAAAAGCTGTAAAAGCGTCTATCGAACGTGATGTGACTTCAGGAGATGGGATAGATGTCGCAACATTGGATAGACAAGGAAATTACAAAAACACATTTATCCCATATTAA